The genomic region AGCCTAAATTCGATGAGCAACGTATCATTTTATGTATTACATAATCATCAGCTACGTTGCGTTGCAATGGAAAAGTACAGTAATCGGTGCCAGTGATGAGCGCATTGACATAGCAACGCATTGCCGCTTCATTATTACCAATAGCTGTagaataaaagtaataatataataagtattacaaatatatgaataaataccGGAAAATAAGGGAACAGCAAAATAGCATACCTAATTCCAAATCACCTTTCGTTTTCAACCATGTAATAGTTTGCGGATAATATTTCAACGCTTCTGTCAACAGCCAATGCAAGGTCTCACACACTATACGCACGCTATACGCCAAGGGACTGCAAGagtgaaattaatttaactatttatttattgcattaatAAAACCACACCACAACTACCTGGGTATGCCAGCGGGCCACAAATGCATATATTCACCACTCAAATCATGATTTGTATCGTCTCTAagtatgttttgtatttttccgAGGCATGATATGGCCAATGAGAAGATCAGCTGGTGGCGTATGCGTTTCAGAAACGGTTGCAGGCCAGTTGAAACAGCTAGGGACGGTGAATTCCGTGAACTGCCGCCACCAGTGCCGCCGCTGCCACCAGGCCCACCGCTACGCTTCGTGGTATTCACAAACATTTGCAATACCAAATCGAATGCATCGCGGCACACCTTCTTAGAGCCCTTCATCTTCTCCATGTCAAGTACGGTGGCAGCAAAGGCAATTGGCAATTCGAGTTGTGCCAAACGCTTATCTAAGAACATTAGTGTATTCCAATCGCCTAGATTGAGCAGCATGATAGCGCAGCTTTCGATTATCTGTGACAAGAGAGTTGATATTTTGAAGTTTTAGCTGAATTTCAAACGATTAGCTtcccattaaaaattaaaaaaaaatctcttcATTCTTCTCAAATGAGGGTTGTATACATGAACAGGATTTTGATTGATTAAtttgtatggccgctatatCGCTTAGTGGTCCGAACAGAACAACATCTTCGGGGATTGTAACGTTGCTTTAGAGAATAAACCATGTCAAATTTGTGCAGATATCCCCtcaaataacaaagttttccatgcaaggacATCGTtggatcgttaagtttgtacgTCAGCTAGATGCTATAGTACTCCGATATCGACGgatatgtgtaaaatttcagatcgatactTCAAAAATGCGAACTAGTCcagcgtatatacagacagacggacagaaacggactaaatcggctcagcttgtcatgctgatcatttatatatgcattttattttgtagGTTCAGCGAATTTTGTGGCAACTTTATATACCATGTTTAGAGTATAAACATAAGCCAATTACTTGTTACAATATAACAGTGagtctaattaattttaaagtgGTTCATATATAGGAGAAAAAGCAATGTTTCACATTTAAGTCAGACGCCCTCTTACCTCTATGCGGGGTATAATGTTGTCGTTGCTTTGTAGTGAAGCCAAGCATAGTTTGCAGCGGTTACCCAGTGACTGCAGATCCAAAGTTTTCCGATTCCACTCTTCCAGGCACTGTGTAATTTGAATGAACAAAATCTCCCAGTTCACCAGCTTGCCAAGCTTTGAAACAACTGTGGTATTTGATAGCTCTTGACGTTGTGTCTCCGATTTAAGTACGCTTAGCATAGACACCGCACCGATGTAGTCCTAAaggtaatttaaaaaatgctcaTTGCAATAAAAAGTGGGTTGAAAAAAacttacacttttagcagtcatCTCGCGCGCTTTGCCCAATAAAACATAAGCAAAGTCTTGCAGAAATCCTCTTTGCATAGACATTAGCAACGATTTAATCGGTGTTGCAATCTCCCAACTTGGATTTACTGTCCACAGTGGCTTAGCTGGATTAGTAGCAGCCAACTTTACTAGAAGTTTACGCACAGTATTCGCATTTGTGCATGAGATTAGTTGACGTTCGAGTGATCCGACCTCAATGCGTATtactaaaaatgcaaatttaattaattataaattaacaattaacaatgattttaggcattttataaCCTACTTTTCGAATTGAATTTCCATTCACTGAGCGTTGCAAGTGTCGGCACAGAGAGCTCCTCATCGGCTGTTTGCCGTTCTAGATCAAGCAATTCGGTGGCTGAGAAGAGTTGTATGTTTTGCAAGTGTTGTAGAAATTGTTTgccaatattttctttcaatacgCTGTCTATGAGAAATCTTTTGATTGCGTTTCGTTCGCCAAGTGTACATTGCGGCAGCACATTACTGATTGCCTGTACAATATATGGGAATTTTATTAATGTATATTAatctattaataataatatttactcACCTCTACAATCGCAACGAAGCAATTCATATGTCTGTATTTCTCAAAATAATCCACGCTTGTAAAAATATTTCCCTCCTCAAAAATGCTGCGTACTAAATTCAATGCTGCTACTTGCATTTCGAGGGAACGCGACTCTTTCAGTGAACCCTGTGAAATGGCGCCTTCAATGTCGAGTTCGAGTATGCGTCGACTTACAAGTGGTATTTCACGTATATGATTATCCTCTTGTAGGATTTCAATGATGTCCTAGTAGTAGTAATAGtagtaataataaacaattatacTAATTTTTAACTAGAATCATTAACTTACTTTATACTGTTTCAATGACGAGGCATTTAAGCGCTCTGTTAAAGTGGTACGTTGCTCGCTACAGCCGCAAGCCAGTAGATAACCTTCCAGCTCTTCATCGTTCACGTGGCAAAAGAGATAACCAGCCGCTGTGCGTTTAGCAGATTCGACTACATAGTCAgctttcatctccttcaaattGCGCCGACACTCATTCACAGCTTCGCGTGCTTGTCGGTATTGTTTAGTATACAAGTAGAAATTAACCAAATCGAAGTAGATTTGTGCACGTAACTCGGCTAAagaaattttttgcatattttcgaaattttgtcgCATAGTTTCAGTGTCTGCGTGCAATGTTACAAATGTGTCGAAAGTGAAGACATAAAACGGTTCTGTGGACTTGCAAAGCTCCTGCAGATATTCCACGCTGTTTTGTGGTGGTATATCAGGAGCAAAAAATTGATGCATCGGCTCCATTGGCACAAACctacacaaataaaatattacaaaacaaaaatactatatttgtttatttacgtacATATTAGCCATGGAAGGACGTGCTGCTTTCATTGCAATATCTTTTAGAATTTGCAAACGTAACACCCAACGGTGGTAGAAAGTTAGCGCAAAGCGCGCAGCATGTTCATGCCCGTCAGTCGCTGTAAaccaatattattaatattattatttatttttgcgttatGCACTAATTTTCAAGAACTTACAAATTTTCGCCTGGAAATCCTGTTGCAAAGGTATACTAACCAACTTGCCAAAGCAAATCGTGCACAAATcacgcaacaaaaacaattgcttTGGTATTGGCAAACTCTTTTCCAATACAtctgtaattttataaaaagttcaaATGTAATACAATTTCATATGCTATACACTCTTACCGAGATTCCACTTCAGCCATGTTGCTACTTTGAGCGTTAAAATCTTCAAAGCAATTTGTTTACGTGGTATACGTAGGCCGTCCATGTTCATCATACCAACGCCACTATTTACGCCTGCGCCTGGCGTTACCGGTATGCCTCCCGGCATATTTTCTGTGTCTGGCGAGGTTAAATCATACTGTGTTGGTATTATTACATCCGGTGTAACAGATATGAATTGTGTCATTAGTTCCAATGCGCTGGgatctaaaataataattaacttttttcttttcccaATTCAGAGCGTTTTCTATTTACCTGGATTAAGCTTTTGCAGGTGCTTGGTAATTAATTGTGGATCGAGTAGAAACTCAAACCAAAGTACGGTTTCGGAGTCAAGCGGCACCGCTTTTGGACGCAAAGGATCgtccatttttttattcaaagaatTTGTTGCACTTTTATCAACACTCATttataaattctaataaaattaacATCATATAAATGAATGCAAGTCGCTTTAAAACAGCTGTTGCTATGAAGTGTCGAATGAAATCAGCTGGCAACAGTGttgcaaacaaaaaccaaaagttaATATGCAGGGCGTTTCCAATGCAGTTAGTATTTAATAGCTTCCAAGTGGTTTTATGCTCAAAAGAAATGAATTAGTTAGATAccttaaaactttattttttagaagcattattttaatttatacaaaatttcttttacttagcatatatatataaaggacACTTTAAATTGGCCTTAGTTTTTGTGCATGTGTATCACCCCGCATTCGTTGCAACAGTTAAACATAGCGGCGTCATAACGATTTCGCAGCACGttaattttgaatgaaaaatttgtagttttttcggtgaaaattctgtataaaagtaatgaaattttaataattaatgtaTGTAGTCTtgtgtaatataaaatatatcgacagctttgttaattaaaatgaaaaattgtcgAGTAGCGTAATGGCATACATACTATTGAGCAAATCACAACCTGTCTTAAAGCATCgcaaaatcgtaaaattataaaaaaacaagtgtaaaaatttataattttacgattttacgatttTGTGAATtgaacatatatgtaggtatatttttGAGCAAGCGTTTGGTGACGTGTTCTTCCTGCATCGAGTTTGAAGCTTTGCAACTTTAGCtagtgaaataaaaacaaaatacaaaagtaaGATAGTCGTGTCatagatattttatttacttctatacatttttcttcataataaaactaaatgcaaagatataaataaaatatataggtaCGGGTGGCCGATATAATTTTTCGCGTCTTTGTGGTTAGGgttatgttttatatttgaagTCTATTAGAAACTGGTTAgtgttaatattaaaaataaaaacctatGTAAAATGCTTAGTGTACTTTATATTAAAGCGTCCGCTGTCATGAATGAATTGCTAGCACATCAAACGGAACGCTGACAGAAATGTCTGCAGATTTAGACGTTTGAACAAATATCACTAATAGTTAAAGTCCAATATTCTGTTTGGTGCTAGTGAAGCAATGCGATCCCTATTCGGAAACATGGGTCCAAGGGCCTTAATTCTGCACAACAGACTGCAGTGAAACACAGAACCGGAAGTTTACGCAAGAAGATAAGACCATGTTATGTAAATGCTtattcagcttgcagtggccggttGTAAAATGCGACCAAACCAATGCCTGAGTGTATCCCTAAGGAGGTTAATTGCATATTTAAACCATTATGCGGTTGTTGCCAATGTCTTTCCCTGCctactccttcttccttgcgtAGCAACTATTTATGGTATGGGGACCCACTCCAGTGAAGGGTTCAGGCCCTACCATGTTAGTGGAAGTTGCGGAGCAGGCGAGCTCGTCAGCCGATTCGTTACTTGCTATACCGACCAGGCACCCAGATGAGGGTTCCGCTAggctgttcagccgttctctgcACACCTGCAACAGTAGCGATTTGATACCGTAGAAGAAGATTGCtcttagtgccgcttgactatcgctaagcACGGTTATacgctcattgcgatagttgcgtcggaggtttatctctatacACTGACTTATGGCAAATACAACCTTTGCCACACCCCTCTGCCGTCATTTGCAGAAGTGTGTGCTTTGCTACCTGACCGATCACTAAATGAAGCGGTGTGAGTTCAAGCATGAATTCAAGTGCTGCCGTCGGACAAGTGAGCATTGCACCCGACATACAAACACAAGGTAgtcgttgcagcttcgatagttggagCCCTACCGAAGTCGGCGAAGGTTTTGAGACCTAGGCTACCGCCCCATATGTGTTGATCATGTTGTACAACCACCTAACAATCCTTGGTTTGCAGCCCCAGGGTTTTCCCGCCAGCCGATTGCACGCCATTAGTGCTTTTGTCGCCTTGACAAAGGTCAGgtcaacatgctgcttccaccgcaaagtGGAATATTTGACCATGTTGGTCATCTCTATCTCTCTGCCCCTAAGTGAAAGATTCCTGAGGCCGGGTAGGGACCTACATACGTCTCGTGAACGGGACGATGGGTGTCTTAGAGGGGTTGATGTTCAACTCAACCATTTCGTCTGCGTACCTTTGGCAGCGGTTCCCATTGTCAGTTAGCAATGCTAGAAGGTCGTCCACAATAAGACTCCATAGCAGGGGGGATAGCACACCACCTGTGGGCGGCCCCTTGTTGTGCCTTGTATTTCCTACTGTGGTTTCAGCAATTCTGGTACGCAGTACGGTCTATATTCATCTGCGCTccggtgctgccacattccttttctccagtaCCCTGACTACGGTCCTGAGAGACGTGTTGTCAAAAGCACCTTCGATGTCTCTCGATGATCCAGCGATGGAGAGAGGTACAGAGCAGTATTGGCGATCTGCCTGTTCTGTATGCATGCTGAGCGGCATGCTCTCCCAGTTCTAAAGATGCCGCCCAATCTGAGCGAGATGGCTTGTGTTCGACTACGGGTAGACACTGGTCTTCCCGAACTATTTCCGGGAAGTACGTTCCGCTTTGCTAAACAGCCTCCGTAACTCTCTCCTGCTTATTGTGACAAAGGTGGGTTCACATCCCACATTCTCTATAGCTAAGTTGCTACTTATTTATTCTAAAAGAGACTCACCTCGTATGTTGCAGTCCGTACTGCTCCATTCGGTGTGATAGGCGTTCGCATCACATCCTAGGATGCCTGTGTCTCATAGCCTCTGGGGGTGCTGTGGGTGCCGCTCCTGGGAAATGTCAGGACGAAGTCTGGGCCTTCATAGTCTTTGGGTTGCACCGCAACTAGATTTTGTGCCAGGAACTCTGAAATGCAAAATCAATGTTGTTCTTCGGACATACTTGATTTAATCTCCAACCATTGATCTCGACCGTGCTGCTGACTACCCGCAAGGCCGAGTTGCTGAAGCGCAAGTTCTGATTTTTGATCAGACCTAGAGCAAACTCGTACGGCTTCCTGCACACCTAAGGAGAAACATTGTCATGCTGTGCATGATCGGTATATCCTCCCCCTTTTTGCGCAAAGGCCGGGGCACTCTAGCCTTCCAACTTGGGAGTGATCTCCCGTAGCCAGATAGCGGACGTCTCGTCCTTGCAGTCCACCTGCAACATGCCTCCTTTAAAATCAACCTCATGGAAGGACTCGGCGTATTCACTGCCTCTGAAATCTTCTTCCATGAGGAGGTCCTGGAAAACGGTAAGCTCCTCCGACTCCAACGTCTCCGCCGGGTAGTTGAGAGGTAGTACAGCCATACGGATGCCTTTTACAGCATCTGCATATCTGCGCCGTCTATCCTCCACCCGGGGGATCCAGTGCGGAGGGTTGTCCTCCGGTAGCCCTCGTGCTTGCAATTTTTTCAGCGGCCGTAGTCGATTTCGCTTGCAGAGCGCCGCCGCATGAGGGCATGTCATCTTCGTCCTCTCTGGCATGCTCCTCAAACAGCGCCCGCTTTTCTGGCCAGAGGGCGTCAAGGAAGTTAAACTTCCGCTTAGTTCCTGGACCCCCTTTATCTGCAGCTGCGCTGACTCCATTGTCTATCTTATTGTCCGTgatcgctgtttggcgccaattgtagATTTCAAgtatagccaggtccttctccaccttatttttccaatggagtggatgTGGCAGAACCTTAAacctcgtaacgccgactcatcagacgCTGTCATCGCtcatgcttctgcaccatatatgtacatatgtatttagcgggacgggaatgatgagagacttgtagaatttggtctttgttcgtcgagagaggacgtTCTCCAAAGAagcaccttttggcaagagttattctgcgttgcatttcgaggcttactttgttgttggtgttaatgctgtttCCAAGATGGATGAAATTATCTATGGTTTCGAAGTTATacctgtcaacagtgacgtggaagtcaagtcgcgagtgcgatgactgtttgtttgatgacagaagatatttcgtcttgccctcgttcgcAACCAGATCCATacgctttgcttccttatccagtctggagaaagtagaactaacggtgcggttgTTGAGGTCAATCAAATTCAGATattgcggcataaaggctgtcaaaagcagcttcgaaatcgatgaagaggtgggcatgctttcgtccataTTCTATAAAGAAGTTAATGCTCGTTCGAAGAAGAATAGCTCGTTCGGCTCGTTcgccgccgctttgttgttcttcagacgggtaattcatattcgaacttcttcatgttcAGGCGTAGGAACGTCCGCTCCAcctgtcatcgattggggaatcgggttcaccctTAAAAAGTGTtcccaaattattttattattttactttctctatgaaaatttaatagaatGTTCTTCAAAGCTCTAGTATTATATGACAGGTATCATTGGTCTTAAAACTGTAGATTTTGACTGTTTCATAAAAAACCGTAAAAATGGAATTTGTTTTACACGGATTAATTTTACTACCCTTAGAGTTTTTGTATATTAACTAATAACTTAAGTTTATTTCACGAGTTTCTcaaagtttttacttttttgtttacaattttagcATGTTGGCTCTTCTCATTCTATAATCTATGACGTGGTGAATTTGATCACACCCTTCGGATAACTGAGCCAATTGTATTGACCAACTTATTTGAAagtcaaattcaaaaaaaaaataattaacacgAAAATATCTTTGTTTCTAagtggaaattttttaaagttaataaaactagAATAACCaacaatacacatatgtatgtatatataggtgACATTCTTTTATATAGAATGTGAATGTGCAGAATATTACCGATTGAGAGGGAATCCCATGTAAAACGAAGGCTTTATATTGTATATCGTTGctcaaatgtttatatatatatttatttatatatatgtctCTATTTGCTTTGTGTATTTATAACCTTAAAGACATtctagtttttagtttttttgtaataaaatctaatttattaactttaaactAACAAAGAgcgaagaaaatttttttagtatgctTATAAATGCGAGATTTGTTGGATTTTAATTCGttcattattaattttgcttttatttgatGACTTGGCttcattaaaaatgttaagCAGCTAAATATGCGGCACTTTTAAAGGCACAGGTATTTACGCATACAATTATAGTTAGTAAGACCTTAGATTTCGAATAAACGTATGGGTTTCTGTTTGAATTGTTACATgcatacctatatacatactgAATTgattatactcgtatgtacatatatactgaccgcttgtacataaatgtaatttttatcgCTAGCTAGCTAGCTGAATATAATAACAAGCAAACAAATTCTACtgatttttcgaatattttttttagaattcttaGTTATGACAAAAATGTGTCTTATAATCTAACGATTTGgcttgttttaattatttttatactttccaGAACATTACATCAATAGtcgttattttttaaaaaatatttcaaaatcttcagattttacaataaaaattttcgacttAAGTTTAATATTGGTTCGAAACTTTTAGAATTTTATGCTGAAAATTTGCtcttactttatattttttattattgaaccccaaatttggtgaagatatctcgtcaaataataaagttttccataaaagcacttgtttccgatcgttcaagtATGACAGCTAAATATTCCTACattgatccgatatcggcaattccgtCAAATGTgtagcttcttggagagaaaaagaTGTGCTTAAAAATGTTGAGCGATGTCTCATAagctaagggactagttcgcctATATACAGACATGCTGGTCATTTATAGCATATACactgacaaaaaagtaccctgaaattgtaaataaaacgtcaaatatttaaatattcatcaatatttattatgtcgccctcaaagtaatccccacctgatgtaatacacttatgccatcgatttttcagtttttttcctcgaaacacttttcataagcactttttgggatggtaTTCAGCGtgaaaacgggtttcacggAGGGGAAATTTCACTTTGGGGCACAAGAAAAAAGAACAAgtaaaaatcacacggagccacatctggtgaatacggtggtagatcgatggtattcattgcgtttttggctttaaattcgatcacaatCCTGGCtcaatgcgatggtgcattataatcgtctaaaatccatgaaatgtTCTTGTtacaccaaaccacgaatatcaaaaaaaatcttGGTTTTTGAGTGGCTTTGGCGTGgttgttttttctttcagtttatttttttctctccaTTCCATGGACTCGCGAGATATGTCGAGCTTTCTGGACATCTTTCTAATAcctgcctgacgattttcaaacaccatatccttcacttttctaatactattttcatcattttcatCAGTTCAAGAAGTCGAAGATCGTCCAGATGGAGGCATGTCGACAACGATCTCTCGTAGACTTGTGTTTTGAtaatagaaatacaaaatttgagacaaattctttgttcgatattgaGGTGTACAATTGTAgcaattaaggacagtcctactttcttagtaaaatacatatttttgaaatttcatttatccggagtttttttgaatattgaattacaatttccaggtacttttttatactcgtatacttAATAGGATCTCCGATGTTTTCTTCTGGACGTTACAAACATCGAGGCAAACTTactataccctgttcaaggtataaaaaagTGCACAAATACCGTTCAATTTCTATTTCATTTCGTTAGTGAAAGAGTGACTGTAATGGGCCTGGATCTGGATCTCGAAGTTTTTCAATAGATATATAAAaaggttttcaaaaaatttgtgcGCCAGTTGAAAATCTGAAGTTACAAGAAGTTCAATACATATGAAACATATATTGTCAATTTAGATGTAAGATCCAAAATACCCTCGTGTTCAAAGAAACGCTGGCTTAATTAATATACACACTTctctttttattattcttttttaatattttcttcaccaCACACACTTGGCGATCATTACATACTTACAGATTTTCAGATTTGAAATTACTAAAAAGAAGTAAAACCTTAATGCAATCGTTTGGAGCATCAGCGTTTTAAGCTCCGATGACGTAGCGTTGGaatctaaaatttaattttatttgtcatACTTTTCTCCGCATTAATTTAGGTTTGTTGTAAAGTGCCTTTATGCAAATTAGTACACCTGACTTAACGAATATTTATAAGCAcgtgtacacacacatacatataaacataaatttagtTACAAAGTTTGGGTAAAATATTCCGAAGTATCTATAATAGGTCAAAAGATCGCTGCAtaaatttgttacttttttgCCGCTCAAAACTTTTGAAGATTTCAGATAAATAAGACGACATATTCACAGATATTGCATACACATGTACAgctatatgtaagtataattaTGGAAATAAGTTATTTGACTAATGGTCATTATTGGGTaatgaaatatgtacatgtaatgAAATCGCTCTATTCAAGATTGTTcgggaaaaatattaaagagcGCTTTTTACACGCAAGTGTGggaacaaataatattaaaataatataaagaatttttttttggaaaaattaaagaatataatcttcttagaataataataaagaaatgattttctttagcaataaaatattattttaaacgcTTTCATTATTAGGGGTTAGGCCTGTctatgattttcaaaaaaatagaaagtttacaaaatttatttttacatagtTGTTTTCGTTATAATTACTCAAGTCAGTCTtggatttttgaaatttaatcgcacatttctttttct from Bactrocera tryoni isolate S06 chromosome 3, CSIRO_BtryS06_freeze2, whole genome shotgun sequence harbors:
- the LOC120771170 gene encoding integrator complex subunit 8, yielding MSVDKSATNSLNKKMDDPLRPKAVPLDSETVLWFEFLLDPQLITKHLQKLNPDPSALELMTQFISVTPDVIIPTQYDLTSPDTENMPGGIPVTPGAGVNSGVGMMNMDGLRIPRKQIALKILTLKVATWLKWNLDVLEKSLPIPKQLFLLRDLCTICFGKLVSIPLQQDFQAKISTDGHEHAARFALTFYHRWVLRLQILKDIAMKAARPSMANMFVPMEPMHQFFAPDIPPQNSVEYLQELCKSTEPFYVFTFDTFVTLHADTETMRQNFENMQKISLAELRAQIYFDLVNFYLYTKQYRQAREAVNECRRNLKEMKADYVVESAKRTAAGYLFCHVNDEELEGYLLACGCSEQRTTLTERLNASSLKQYKDIIEILQEDNHIREIPLVSRRILELDIEGAISQGSLKESRSLEMQVAALNLVRSIFEEGNIFTSVDYFEKYRHMNCFVAIVEAISNVLPQCTLGERNAIKRFLIDSVLKENIGKQFLQHLQNIQLFSATELLDLERQTADEELSVPTLATLSEWKFNSKIIRIEVGSLERQLISCTNANTVRKLLVKLAATNPAKPLWTVNPSWEIATPIKSLLMSMQRGFLQDFAYVLLGKAREMTAKSDYIGAVSMLSVLKSETQRQELSNTTVVSKLGKLVNWEILFIQITQCLEEWNRKTLDLQSLGNRCKLCLASLQSNDNIIPRIEIIESCAIMLLNLGDWNTLMFLDKRLAQLELPIAFAATVLDMEKMKGSKKVCRDAFDLVLQMFVNTTKRSGGPGGSGGTGGGSSRNSPSLAVSTGLQPFLKRIRHQLIFSLAISCLGKIQNILRDDTNHDLSGEYMHLWPAGIPSPLAYSVRIVCETLHWLLTEALKYYPQTITWLKTKGDLELAIGNNEAAMRCYVNALITGTDYCTFPLQRNVADDYVIHKMIRCSSNLGCHMQATVLCQFLEEIDYGIVFKKLTEKSSNFTDAMDAYYNCIWDTTLLEFIINLHARKGEHSRKLEAIAIMGSLELNANNNDEIKREAAAIRKTRFLRALAKQYLL